The Mercurialis annua linkage group LG8, ddMerAnnu1.2, whole genome shotgun sequence genome window below encodes:
- the LOC126660509 gene encoding beta-glucosidase 13-like, translating into MFIMETKSSLLLGFLVLVIIGSAHRTESKKEPIPVLKFDSSFFPEGFYWGAATSAYQVEGHANKSGRGPSIWDTYVHEYPERIDDRSNADVTVDFYNHYQDDLKRMSKQLGMNAYRFSISWTRVIPSGRIREGINEEGIEFYNKVIDEMIKNGLTPFGTIFHWDVPQALEDKYGGFRSRNIVADFKDFAELCFERFGDRVKHWITINEPFVFDTHGYELGGLAPGRCSPWVNRACQAGDSGTEPYTVGHHLLLCHAAAVQVYREKYNTGKIGITLDLTWSEPISDSPADIAASQRSLDFLFGWWLDPLVYGHYPRIMQTLVGHRLPKFTEEEISLVKGSYDFFGINSYTSNYASANFTADPDPTHIRYATDSEVTLTKYKDGKPIGEQAAPAWLYVWPEGIRRILNYTKVAYRNPVIYVTENGVGDPLGISPEDARKDLWRISYHEKHLEQIHSAICEDGVNVQGYFAWSFIDNFEWANGFTVSMGLYGVDHKQNLARRPKLSVSWFNEFLKNKGHKGGPKCTLPKAEEPHEDDDEL; encoded by the exons ATGTTCATTATGGAAACTAAAAGCTCTCTGTTGCTAGGTTTTCTAGTCCTTGTGATAATTGGCTCAGCGCATCGCACTGAGTCAAAAAAAGAACCAATTCCAGTTCTGAAGTTTGATAGTAGCTTTTTTCCAGAGGGTTTTTACTGGGGAGCAGCTACTTCAGCTTATCAG GTCGAAGGGCATGCCAACAAAAGTGGAAGAGGACCTAGTATCTGGGATACATATGTCCATGAGTATCCAG AGAGAATTGATGACCGTAGCAATGCTGATGTTACGGTGGATTTTTACAATCACTACCAA GATGACCTCAAAAGAATGAGCAAGCAACTGGGTATGAATGCCTACCGATTTTCTATTTCATGGACAAGAGTCATACCTA GTGGAAGGATACGTGAAGGAATAAACGAGGAAGGAATTGAATTTTACAACAAAGTTATTGACGAAATGATTAAAAATG GCTTGACTCCTTTTGGGACTATTTTTCACTGGGATGTTCCTCAAGCTCTTGAAGACAAATATGGCGGTTTCAGAAGCCGTAACATAGT GGCTGATTTCAAAGATTTTGCGGAGCTTTGCTTTGAAAGATTTGGAGACAGAGTGAAACATTGGATTACAATCAATGAACCGTTTGTTTTTGATACACATGGCTATGAACTTGGTGGTTTGGCCCCGGGACGATGCTCACCATGGGTGAATAGGGCATGCCAAGCAGGAGACTCAGGAACCGAACCTTACACTGTCGGCCATCATTTGCTCCTTTGTCATGCAGCAGCTGTTCAAGTTTACAGGGAAAAG TATAACACTGGTAAAATCGGGATTACATTAGATTTAACCTGGTCCGAGCCTATCTCCGACAGCCCCGCCGATATTGCAGCATCCCAACGGAGCCTCGATTTCTTGTTTGGCTG GTGGTTGGACCCTTTGGTATATGGTCATTACCCAAGAATTATGCAAACTTTAGTCGGACACAGATTGCCAAAATTCACCGAAGAAGAAATCAGTTTGGTTAAGGGTTCATATGATTTTTTTGGCATTAACTCCTACACTTCAAATTATGCTTCTGCTAATTTTACTGCCGACCCGGATCCAACTCATATTAGATATGCAACTGATAGTGAAGTAACTTTGACAA AGTACAAGGATGGCAAACCTATTGGTGAACAG GCTGCTCCAGCTTGGTTATATGTCTGGCCGGAAGGAATCCGACGTATTTTGAACTATACCAAAGTTGCATACAGAAACCCAGTAATCTACGTTACCGAAAACG GAGTTGGTGATCCTTTGGGTATTTCTCCCGAGGATGCTCGCAAAGATTTATGGAGGATAAGTTATCATGAAAAACATCTTGAGCAGATTCATAGTGCCATCTG TGAGGACGGTGTTAATGTGCAAGGTTACTTCGCTTGGTCGTTTATCGACAACTTCGAATGGGCGAATGGATTTACGGTATCCATGGGTTTGTATGGTGTCGACCATAAACAGAACCTCGCGAGACGCCCAAAACTTTCGGTTTCATGGTTCAATGAATTCCTGAAAAACAAGGGACACAAAGGCGGACCCAAATGTACTCTCCCAAAAGCTGAGGAGCctcatgaagatgatgatgagcTTTAG
- the LOC126661666 gene encoding E3 ubiquitin-protein ligase SINA-like 10, translated as MEVKCGDFKRSTRIMKFGFCAASAVAGSMPDNTVCSFDLELIDYVVCCEPLSPPIIQCQNGHATCNSCSVKMGQCHACTLPIGPMRCPIMEAVVESLTVYCQNKVYGCQESFSYDEKTNHEKYCSFIECSCPLPECNVKGSSEMIYAHCKELHKYILTPFYFGHKFVVSVDMNDRGLLLQEEQSDIVFVLNNTKCSYRNIITVLCLGPLSNGSCPYDIEVKFDESSIHRFHSSTKNFQDTNKYYRSLTGFLLVVTKIYLLTG; from the exons ATGGAGGTTAAGTGTGGAGACTTCAAGAGGTCAACCAGGATCATGAAGTTTGGTTTTTGTGCTGCTAGTGCAGTTGCAGGAT CAATGCCTGATAATACAGTCTGTTCGTTTGATCTTGAACTCATAGATTATGTCGTATGCTGTGAGCCTCTAAGCCCTCCCATTATTCAA TGTCAGAATGGACATGCAACATGCAACTCCTGCTCTGTGAAGATGGGTCAATGTCATGCTTGCACTTTGCCAATCGGACCAATGCGCTGTCCGATAATGGAAGCAGTCGTGGAGTCTTTAACGGTTTACTGCCAGAACAAAGTATATGGTTGCCAAGAAAGCTTCAGTTACGACGAAAAGACAAATCACGAGAAGTACTGCTCTTTTATAGAGTGTTCATGCCCGCTTCCAGAGTGCAATGTGAAGGGCTCCTCCGAAATGATTTATGCTCACTGCAAAGAGTTGCATAAATATATTCTCACACCATTTTACTTTGGACATAAATTTGTAGTTTCTGTGGACATGAATGATAGGGGTTTGCTTCTCCAAGAAGAACAATCAGACATTGTGTTTGTTCTGAACAACACAAAGTGCTCTTATAGGAATATTATAACAGTGCTTTGTCTTGGGCCATTGTCAAACGGAAGCTGCCCTTATGACATCGAAGTGAAGTTTGATGAATCCTCAATTCACAGGTTTCATTCTTCTACCAAGAATTTTCAAGACACCAACAAGTATTACCGTTCATTGACAGGATTCCTTCTTGTAGTGACCAAGATTTATTTGCTGACGGGTTGA
- the LOC126661667 gene encoding uncharacterized protein LOC126661667, with protein sequence MIEELEGMEGLFDDDEQNEVEGEEQEGQRGKNEVEKLPLDDVELNVDDYIVDPDYDIWDGDEDLITELRSTGQYYEEGSDAQHEDDVDVGSSQRSGGRPKGESQAEFRPGGVEKTINPEVDEEEEEVDSDYIASDDNNTAFESDGDGRVKFRMFNEETEMENPTFKNGLQFVNREQFKRACRQWGIKHRYQLHFPVNEKTRFRAKCYDKSDKVPKCRFEIFASKKNMSDPDDEIFLVKSLNLVHTCPKKRTNFHMTSAYLAEFRANPDYNPEQFVAKIARELKQKISVHTARRARLRAVRKLEGDEDGQYAKLYDYRREVLRTNPGSTMDFKEPRGKFEGMYMCLAGMKNAFRNGLRQIVCLDGYWLKGKYGGQLLSATGIDPNDCMYPLAMAWVKVENIENWMWFLELLKADLHLGNMTTFMSDKHKGLVHALDELFPHSEHRFCWRHLWANFRTTFHLQHLKLLIWNIGIATYTSKLNAAMKVLENTHTAGYN encoded by the exons ATGATTGAGGAGCTAGAGGGCATGGAGGGGCTGTTTGATGACGATGAACAAAATGAGGTTGAAGGAGAGGAGCAAGAAGGTCAAAGGGGGAAGAATGAGGTTGAGAAGCTACCACTTGACGACGTCGAGCTAAATGTCGATGATTACATCGTCGACCCAGATTACGACATATGGGACGGCGATGAAGATTTGATAACGGAGCTTAGATCGACGGGCCAATATTATGAAGAGGGATCAGATGCCCAACATGAGGATGATGTAGATGTTGGATCTTCACAGAGATCTGGTGGGAGACCAAAGGGTGAGAGTCAGGCAGAATTTCGCCCGGGGGGCGTTGAAAAAACTATAAATCCAGAAGTTgacgaggaggaggaggaggtggaCTCGGACTACATTGCTTCTGATGATAACAACACGGCTTTCGAGTCTGACGGTGACGGTCGGGTGAAGTTCAGGATGTTCAACGAGGAGACAGAGATGGAAAATCCAACCTTCAAGAATGGATTGCAATTTGTGAACAGAGAGCAGTTCAAGAGAGCATGTAGGCAGTGGGGCATCAAACATAGGTATCAACTGCACTTTCCTGTGAACGAGAAGACCCGTTTTAGGGCCAAGTGCTACGACAAGAGTGACAAGGTACCTAAGTGTCGGTTTGAAATATTTGCATCCAAGAAAAACATGTCAGATCCGGATGATGAAATATTCCTAGTGAAGAGCCTGAACTTGGTACACACTTGCCCGAAGAAAAGAACGAATTTCCACATGACCAGTGCCTATCTGGCTGAGTTTAGGGCCAATCCAGATTACAACCCTGAGCAGTTTGTTGCTAAGATTGCACGGGAGCTGAAGCAGAAGATCAGTGTGCACACGGCACGAAGAGCACGACTCAGGGCTGTAAGAAAATTGGAGGGGGATGAGGATGGGCAGTATGCTAAGTTGTATGACTATCGAAGGGAGGTCCTTCGAACCAATCCGGGGAGCACAATGGATTTTAAAGAGCCTCGAGGAAAGTTTGAAGGTATGTACATGTGCCTGGCTGGAATGAAGAATGCCTTCCGGAATGGGCTAAGGCAGATCGTTTGTCTCGACGGTTACTGGTTGAAGGGGAAGTATGGGGGTCAGTTGCTATCTGCAACTGGGATCGACCCCAATGATTGCATGTATCCCCTGGCTATGGCATGGGTGAAGGTTGAGAATATTGAAAACTGGATGTGGTTTTTGGAGCTATTGAAGGCTGATTTGCATCTGGGCAACATGACAACCTTCATGTCAGACAAACA taAG GGCCTTGTACATGCACTGGACGAGCTTTTTCCACATTCAGAGCATAGGTTTTGCTGGAGGCATCTATGGGCAAATTTCAGAACCACCTTCCACTTGCAACATTTAAAGCTACTTATATGGAACATTGGGATTGCAACCTACACATCCAAATTGAATGCTGCCATGAAAGTTTTGGAGAATACTCATACGGCGGGCTACAACTGA